A genomic segment from Dasypus novemcinctus isolate mDasNov1 chromosome X, mDasNov1.1.hap2, whole genome shotgun sequence encodes:
- the CT47C1 gene encoding cancer/testis antigen family 47 member C1, with protein sequence MSAADEREPGPGRDHAVGAAEMGAAEVGSMLAAGGSEVVLDPGPGGGRPAPVAGATGVAGVISPGGPEAPAGALQEEEGGQAAAPAGVQEGGSAEEDSDIGPADEEDQDVESGMDVVVDAHQFPMEGFRFIFLDLVHSLLHRIYYNHHILVRPHGGRVMMRQRPGTPEDPEESPAVPVPELPTEPLPPWPPQDPGEGPASWGAEGPAERNAPAGEPKKPREEAAGPEGEERAGAAAGRGWRGQRPGAQSASAGGLSAGVWSRRSGFPGPALASGGAEATKHQYENSDEEAQKAGGEEEKEAEQEKEKKNEKQGPGKDLNLAEGSP encoded by the exons ATGTCTGCCGCCGACGAGCGAGAACCGGGCCCAGGCCGCGACCACGCCGTGGGCGCGGCGGAGATGGGCGCGGCGGAGGTGGGCTCCATGTTGGCCGCCGGCGGCAGCGAGGTGGTCCTCGACCCCGGGCCAGGCGGGGGCCGCCCAGCGCCTGTGGCGGGGGCGACCGGAGTCGCGGGGGTCATCTCCCCTGGGGGACCGGAGGCGCCCGCCGGGGCCCTTCAGGAGGAGGAGGGTGGGCAGGCGGCGGCCCCGGCTGGGGTGCAGGAGGGCGGCAGCGCAGAGGAGGACTCGGACATCGGGCCGGCAGACGAGGAGGACCAGGACGTCGAGTCGGGCATGGACGTCGTCGTGGACGCCCATCAGTTCCCCATGGAGGGCTTTCGGTTCATATTCCTGGATCTGGTCCACTCCCTCCTCCACCGCATCTATTATAACCACCATATCCTGGTCCGGCCCCACGGAGGCCGCGTGATGATGAGGCAGCGCCCCGGGACGCCCGAGGACCCGGAAGAATCACCCGCGGTCCCCGTGCCCGAGCTCCCCACCGAGCCACTCCCGCCCTGGCCGCCCCAAGACCCGGGAGAGGGCCCCGCATCCTGGGGAGCAGAGGGCCCGGCTGAGCGCAACGCGCCTGCCGGCGAGCCCAAGAAGCCGAGAGAGGAGGCGGCAGGCCCTGAGGGTGAGGAGCGGGCGGGCGCGGCTGCAGGGCGCGGGTGGAGGGGGCAGCGCCCAGGGGCCCAATCCGCGAGCGCCGGTGGCCTCTCGGCAGGCGTGTGGAGTCGGCGCAGCGGATTCCCCGGCCCAGCGCTTGCCTCAGGGGGAGCAG AAGCGACTAAGCATCAGTATGAAAACTCGGATGAAGAGGCCCAAAAAGCCGGTggtgaggaagagaaagaagcagagcaggaaaaagaaaagaaaaatgaaaaacaaggacCTGGAAAGGATCTGAACCTAGCAGAGGGCAGCCCCTGA